A stretch of Methanobrevibacter sp. DNA encodes these proteins:
- a CDS encoding putative zinc-binding protein, whose amino-acid sequence MDEKIALASCNRMSANGLVSRVAVGDCKKENTNVISICMGSTAADTEGQNDSMLRKFPIIAINGCNNACANRILNSREIEIHKTIGVGDVLKEHKAFATDPFRLDSNGEKCVEIIKNKINEEMEE is encoded by the coding sequence ATGGATGAAAAAATAGCTTTGGCTTCATGCAACAGAATGAGTGCCAATGGACTGGTGTCACGCGTTGCAGTAGGAGACTGCAAAAAGGAAAACACAAATGTAATATCAATATGCATGGGATCAACCGCAGCAGACACCGAAGGGCAAAACGACAGCATGCTCAGGAAATTTCCGATTATTGCAATCAACGGATGCAACAACGCATGTGCCAACAGGATTTTAAATAGCAGAGAAATTGAAATTCACAAAACAATCGGCGTTGGAGATGTTCTCAAGGAACACAAAGCCTTTGCAACAGATCCATTCCGTTTGGACAGTAATGGGGAAAAATGCGTGGAAATCATTAAAAACAAAATCAATGAAGAAATGGAGGAATGA
- the cobQ gene encoding cobyric acid synthase CobQ: MTNCIMVQGTSSNAGKSMLVAALCRIYKNRGYKVAPFKSQNMSLNSYTTKENGEIGIAQMLQAEAAMIEPSIHMNPVLLKPKGDFTSNVIIQGKSIGNMNFYDYQHKYHDTAFDAIKDSFKKLSDEYDVIIIEGAGSPAEINMRDQDIANMEIAHLADANVILIADIEMGGVFAAIAGTYVLLDDYDRSRLKATVINKFRGNLDILKPGLDRIEEITGEPVLGVLPYDETLKLPEEDSASLTTHVFAEDRDITIGVIRLPKIANFTDIDPFEYEDDVALKMIGVNDNIGDVDAIIIPGTRNSTEDMYALRESGLADKIIEKSSEIPIVGICGGLQILGNVIHDDEKRESKHGTLEGLGLLDIESKFSRVEKIVTQSEATIPEEIEGIAGEIFKNISGETVTGYEIHEGTSKLESASPLFNITKGQGNNEDGLIDGAANGNAFATYFHGIFHNYNFRREFLNYIRVKKGLEAKYGEDPYETQKDYSLNRLAEIVEEHLDMDVIDNLIFGKKE; encoded by the coding sequence ATGACAAACTGTATCATGGTTCAAGGAACATCATCAAATGCCGGAAAAAGTATGCTCGTAGCAGCACTCTGCAGAATATATAAAAACAGAGGATATAAAGTCGCCCCTTTTAAATCCCAAAACATGTCACTGAACTCCTACACCACAAAGGAAAACGGTGAAATAGGAATAGCACAGATGCTGCAGGCAGAAGCGGCAATGATTGAACCAAGCATACACATGAATCCTGTTCTTCTAAAGCCAAAAGGAGACTTTACATCAAACGTGATTATACAGGGAAAATCCATCGGAAACATGAACTTCTATGATTACCAGCACAAATACCATGATACAGCATTTGATGCCATAAAGGACAGCTTTAAAAAACTATCCGATGAATATGATGTCATAATCATTGAAGGTGCAGGATCACCTGCTGAAATCAACATGCGTGACCAGGATATTGCAAATATGGAAATAGCACACCTTGCAGATGCAAATGTCATATTAATTGCAGACATTGAAATGGGAGGAGTATTTGCAGCAATAGCAGGAACTTATGTCTTATTGGACGATTATGACAGGTCACGTCTTAAGGCGACTGTAATCAACAAGTTTCGAGGAAACCTTGATATTTTAAAGCCCGGCCTTGACAGGATTGAGGAAATTACTGGAGAGCCTGTTTTGGGAGTTCTTCCATATGATGAAACATTGAAATTGCCCGAAGAAGATTCCGCTTCCCTAACAACACATGTATTTGCAGAGGACAGAGACATTACCATTGGAGTTATCAGACTGCCAAAAATAGCCAATTTCACAGACATTGATCCCTTCGAGTATGAAGATGATGTGGCCCTTAAAATGATTGGAGTTAATGATAATATCGGTGACGTTGATGCGATAATCATTCCTGGAACACGTAACTCCACAGAAGATATGTATGCACTGCGTGAAAGCGGCCTTGCAGATAAAATCATTGAAAAATCCTCAGAAATCCCAATTGTTGGAATCTGTGGAGGACTGCAGATATTAGGTAATGTGATTCATGATGATGAAAAACGTGAATCCAAACATGGTACTCTTGAGGGATTAGGTCTTTTAGACATTGAATCAAAGTTTTCAAGAGTAGAAAAGATAGTTACACAATCAGAAGCTACAATACCTGAAGAGATTGAAGGAATCGCAGGCGAAATATTTAAAAACATTTCCGGTGAAACAGTTACAGGCTATGAGATTCATGAAGGAACAAGCAAACTTGAAAGTGCAAGTCCACTTTTCAATATCACTAAAGGTCAGGGAAACAATGAGGATGGTCTAATCGATGGAGCAGCAAATGGAAATGCATTTGCAACTTACTTCCACGGAATATTCCACAACTACAATTTCAGAAGAGAATTCCTGAACTATATCCGTGTTAAAAAAGGCCTTGAAGCAAAATATGGTGAAGACCCTTACGAAACCCAAAAAGACTATTCACTAAACAGATTGGCTGAAATCGTGGAAGAGCATCTTGATATGGATGTTATTGATAACTTAATTTTTGGCAAAAAAGAGTAA
- a CDS encoding 4Fe-4S binding protein, with amino-acid sequence MADNWNFDGLVQDVLIKSNSNSCCADVSFPDTSRIENPISPIDYITKEFLDDFEIYLKQLGVVEIAYVDDIKEYFMHGLDFDFTSAIVFSYEISQRIHEVGAGAKAQEYNNDLYRDFGNLAYKISDYLRLRGFETLVAHPREETIDFSHLALKAGMGAIGKSGLLISPEIGPNQKIAAILVNIINLPVSENNSYEWIPDYCNYCNLCVRACPNDALILDRKTKTVRFKEKLCIGCSEGCTECIQACPFYKKGYDTVFEKYEKIKRKSKKVIE; translated from the coding sequence ATGGCAGACAACTGGAACTTCGATGGACTGGTCCAAGACGTGCTGATCAAATCAAACAGCAATTCCTGCTGTGCAGATGTTTCATTTCCAGACACATCAAGAATAGAAAACCCTATAAGTCCAATCGATTATATTACAAAAGAATTTCTCGATGATTTTGAAATCTATCTTAAGCAGTTAGGTGTTGTTGAAATAGCTTATGTTGATGACATAAAAGAGTATTTCATGCACGGCCTTGATTTTGATTTCACATCCGCTATCGTATTTTCATATGAAATCAGCCAACGCATACATGAAGTGGGTGCAGGAGCCAAAGCACAGGAATACAACAATGACCTTTATAGGGACTTTGGAAACCTTGCATATAAGATTTCAGACTATCTGAGGCTTAGAGGATTTGAAACATTGGTTGCACATCCTCGTGAAGAGACAATTGACTTTTCACATCTCGCTCTAAAAGCAGGAATGGGCGCAATAGGAAAAAGCGGATTGCTTATAAGTCCTGAAATCGGACCAAACCAGAAGATAGCTGCAATACTGGTCAACATAATTAACCTTCCAGTTTCTGAAAATAATTCCTATGAGTGGATTCCTGATTATTGCAACTACTGTAACTTATGTGTTCGAGCATGTCCAAATGATGCTTTAATACTGGATAGGAAGACAAAAACTGTTAGATTTAAAGAAAAACTATGTATAGGATGCAGCGAAGGTTGTACAGAATGCATTCAGGCATGCCCTTTCTACAAGAAAGGATATGATACTGTTTTTGAAAAATACGAAAAGATAAAAAGAAAATCCAAAAAAGTTATTGAATAA